Part of the Rhizobium lentis genome, TGACGGAGTTTGAAATTTCCGATACTTCCTCGCTCCCACAGTCTCTTCCATGGTGACGAGTACCAGTCGCGGCGATCGATTCAAACCTAGGATTTTATCGGCGCGAGCACGAAATCGTGTTCGACTTTCCAGTATTTCCCTTCAAAGCCGAGTTCCCGGGCACGCGCCGGATCGTCGGTCAGCTCAAATTTGGCGAGCAGGCTTTCCTTCACACCGAAGACCGCGTCCGAATGGATATAGGGATCATCCGGATCGAAGATGTGGGTCGTCAGCGTCTCGAACCCGTCGGCCCTAATGATATAGTGGAGATGGGCCGGTCTGTAGGGATGGCGACCCAGCGCCTTCAGCATCTGCCCGACGGGACCGTCGTCCGGGATCGGATAATATTTCGGTTTGACGGCGCGGAACCAGTAACGGCCGTCTTTGCCGGTGCGGAAGATGCCACGCAGATTGAAATCCGGCTGGATGCCCTTCTGCTGCACGTCGTAGAAGCCCTCGTCATTTGCCTGCCAGACATCGATGACGGCATTCTTGATCGGCCTGCCTTCGGTATCGAGGATAAGCCCGCCGATCACCATGTCCTCGCCCTTCTGGTCGAGGCAGATATTGGCCCCCATCGGCAGTTCAGGCGCATCGGCGACGTGGAAGGGACCAAGCACAGTGCTTTCCGACGCGCCCGATGGCTTGCGGTTATTGATTGCATCGACCAGCATAGAGACGCCGAGCACATCGGACAGCAGAATGAATTCCTGCCGCCATTCGTTGCACATGTGCCCGGTGCGGGTCAGGAACTGGACCGTCTCCATCCATTCCTCCTGCGTCGGTTCAAGCTCCTTGACCGCCTCATGCAGCTTGCGGGTAACGACCTCCATAACCTGCTTCAGCCGCTCGCTCCTGGCGCCGGCATTGCGGCTGGTGACGACCTCGACGGAGTTCTCCTCGGTGAAATAGCCATTTTCCTCCTGAGCCATGATGAGCCTCACCGGTCCAAAATCGTTTTGAGAACGCGGCGCAGTTCGGCTTCGGGTTCGGAAGCCGCCTCATCCGCCCGCCACGCGACGTGATGATCCGGCCGCACCAGCAACAGGCCGGAATCGCGAATTTCCCGGGCGCGCGCCCAGTCGCCCGTCAGGTCCTGCCAGGTCTGGCGCGGACCGATCTTGTGTGCGGCAATGGTAATGCCAAGTTCCTTGGAGAGCGCTTTGGCAGCCGAAATCCAGCCATCGCCGCCGATCCCCGTCAGGACCGTGAAGACGCCGTGTCCGGTGAGATCGAGGCTGGATACTTTCTCGCCGTTGGCGCCGAACAGCCAGACATGCGGCAAGCGGGCGCCCGGCCAGGTCGTCTGCTGGAAATGCAGCTCCGCATCCCTCGCGAAAGCAGGCTCCGGCTGACCGTCCTTGACGATAGCGTTCGAGGTGTAGCGGTGGTTCATTTCGACGCCATGGGCATCAAATTCGTAGACCTTATGAGCGATGGCGGCGCGGATCGCGCTGCGCTGCAGCTCGGCATCGGCTGTGTCGTCACAGCGCGCATCCATATTCTGTTGCATCTTTACGGGGTCGACGGAATCGAGCAGGCCGAGCGACTTGAAGATCGGCCCGAATTCCTCGATCGACTTGTTGGCGCGGGTGACGATCTGCTTGGCGACGGGAGCACGCTCTGCTTGGTAGCTATCGAGGAGCCCCATGCCCGCCTGCCCCTTGAGCACCATGGCAAGCTTCCAGGCGAGA contains:
- a CDS encoding intradiol ring-cleavage dioxygenase, giving the protein MAQEENGYFTEENSVEVVTSRNAGARSERLKQVMEVVTRKLHEAVKELEPTQEEWMETVQFLTRTGHMCNEWRQEFILLSDVLGVSMLVDAINNRKPSGASESTVLGPFHVADAPELPMGANICLDQKGEDMVIGGLILDTEGRPIKNAVIDVWQANDEGFYDVQQKGIQPDFNLRGIFRTGKDGRYWFRAVKPKYYPIPDDGPVGQMLKALGRHPYRPAHLHYIIRADGFETLTTHIFDPDDPYIHSDAVFGVKESLLAKFELTDDPARARELGFEGKYWKVEHDFVLAPIKS